The Paramisgurnus dabryanus chromosome 1, PD_genome_1.1, whole genome shotgun sequence genome includes a window with the following:
- the dyrk2 gene encoding dual specificity tyrosine-phosphorylation-regulated kinase 2 isoform X1 has protein sequence MLTKKPCVTAAVYPTGKGGEICQVQSSPGLGAGGPRVGAGTEATSPVTLPPLRNNNLLTAGGNKHTMNDHLHVGNHQQIHVQQMFEENSNKRTVLTAQPNGLTPVSRTGLTMPEKQQDGIQCRQGSSTSIKSTESKPKPAPLTPEQAMKQYMSKLTVFEHQEIFNYPEIYFIGPNAKKRQGIVGGSNNGGYDDDQGSYIHVPHDHVSYRYEVLKVIGKGSFGQVVKAFDHKNHQQVALKMVRNEKRFHRQAAEEIRILEHLRKQDKDSTMNVIHMLENFTFRNHICMTFELLSMNLYELIKKNKFQGFSLPLVRKFAHSILQCLDSLHKNRIIHCDLKPENILLKQQGRSGIKVIDFGSSCYEHQRVYTYIQSRFYRAPEVILGARYGMPIDMWSLGCILAELLTGYPLLPGEDEGDQLACVIELLGMPSQKLIDSSKRAKNFISSKGYPRYCTVTTLPDASVVLNGGRSRRGKLRGPPGSREWVTALKGCEDPLFLDFLKQCLEWDPSLRMSPSQALRHPWLRRRLPKPPTGEKTTVKRITEGTGAITSISKLPPPSGSATKLRTNLAQMTDANGNIQQRTVLPKLVS, from the exons ATGTTAACCAAGAAACCCTGCGTTACTGCTGCCGTCTACCCGACTG GCAAAGGGGGTGAGATCTGCCAGGTACAGTCTTCCCCTGGACTGGGTGCCGGGGGTCCCCGGGTTGGAGCAGGGACAGAGGCCACATCACCCGTTACATTACCCCCACTCAGGAACAACAACTTGCTCACG GCTGGAGGCAATAAGCACACAATGAATGACCATCTGCACGTCGGGAATCACCAGCAGATCCATGTTCAACAGATGTTCGAGGAGAACAGTAACAAGCGGACTGTGTTAACTGCACAACCCAATGGGTTGACACCCGTGAGCAGGACGGGTCTGACCATGCCGGAGAAACAGCAAGATGGAATCCAGTGTCGACAAGGCAGCTCAACCTCAATCAAATCAACTGAAAGCAAACCCAAGCCTGCTCCTTTGACTCCAGAGCAGGCCATGAAACAATACATGTCCAAGCTGACAGTGTTTGAACACCAAGAGATCTTCAACTACCCTGAGATCTATTTTATAGGTCCAAATGCAAAAAAACGACAAGGCATAGTCGGGGGTTCAAACAACGGAGGTTACGATGACGATCAGGGCTCCTATATACACGTGCCCCATGACCATGTATCATATAGGTATGAGGTACTAAAGGTAATCGGAAAGGGCAGCTTTGGCCAGGTGGTGAAAGCGTTTGACCACAAGAAccaccagcaggtggcgctcAAAATGGTGCGCAACGAGAAGCGATTCCACCGGCAGGCAGCCGAGGAAATTCGTATCCTGGAGCACTTGCGAAAGCAGGATAAGGACTCGACGATGAATGTCATACACATGCTGGAGAACTTTACATTCCGCAACCATATCTGCATGACGTTCGAGTTGCTCAGCATGAACCTCTATgagctcatcaagaaaaacaaGTTTCAGGGCTTTAGTTTGCCACTGGTGCGCAAGTTTGCACACTCCATATTGCAGTGTCTGGACTCATTGCACAAGAACAGAATCATTCACTGCGACCTCAAGCCGGAGAATATCCTCTTGAAGCAGCAAGGACGCAGCGGGATAAAGGTTATCGACTTCGGCTCCAGCTGCTATGAGCATCAACGGGTCTACACTTACATCCAGTCGCGCTTTTACAGGGCCCCAGAGGTCATTCTGGGTGCTCGGTACGGGATGCCAATTGATATGTGGAGCTTAGGTTGCATCTTAGCGGAATTACTTACGGGGTACCCTCTCTTGCCCGGAGAAGATGAAGGGGACCAACTAGCCTGTGTCATAGAGCTGCTGGGTATGCCCTCCCAGAAGCTAATCGATTCATCTAAGAGAGCCAAAAATTTTATCAGCTCGAAGGGATACCCCCGCTACTGCACAGTCACGACTTTACCCGACGCCTCGGTGGTATTGAACGGTGGAAGGTCTCGCAGGGGGAAACTCAGAGGTCCACCAGGAAGCAGGGAGTGGGTGACTGCGCTCAAGGGCTGTGAAGACCCCCTGTTCTTGGACTTTCTAAAACAGTGTCTAGAATGGGACCCGTCCCTGCGTATGTCCCCGAGTCAGGCCCTCCGCCACCCTTGGCTCAGAAGACGCTTGCCAAAACCTCCCACTGGGGAGAAAACTACCGTAAAGAGGATCACTGAGGGTACCGGTGCTATAACGTCAATCTCCAAATTACCTCCCCCTTCTGGCTCGGCCACAAAGTTAAGGACTAACTTGGCACAAATGACTGACGCCAATGGGAATATACAACAAAGGACAGTGTTGCCAAAACTAGTCAGCTGA
- the dyrk2 gene encoding dual specificity tyrosine-phosphorylation-regulated kinase 2 isoform X2: protein MNRQGGQAGGNKHTMNDHLHVGNHQQIHVQQMFEENSNKRTVLTAQPNGLTPVSRTGLTMPEKQQDGIQCRQGSSTSIKSTESKPKPAPLTPEQAMKQYMSKLTVFEHQEIFNYPEIYFIGPNAKKRQGIVGGSNNGGYDDDQGSYIHVPHDHVSYRYEVLKVIGKGSFGQVVKAFDHKNHQQVALKMVRNEKRFHRQAAEEIRILEHLRKQDKDSTMNVIHMLENFTFRNHICMTFELLSMNLYELIKKNKFQGFSLPLVRKFAHSILQCLDSLHKNRIIHCDLKPENILLKQQGRSGIKVIDFGSSCYEHQRVYTYIQSRFYRAPEVILGARYGMPIDMWSLGCILAELLTGYPLLPGEDEGDQLACVIELLGMPSQKLIDSSKRAKNFISSKGYPRYCTVTTLPDASVVLNGGRSRRGKLRGPPGSREWVTALKGCEDPLFLDFLKQCLEWDPSLRMSPSQALRHPWLRRRLPKPPTGEKTTVKRITEGTGAITSISKLPPPSGSATKLRTNLAQMTDANGNIQQRTVLPKLVS, encoded by the exons ATGAACCGGCAGGGTGGCCAG GCTGGAGGCAATAAGCACACAATGAATGACCATCTGCACGTCGGGAATCACCAGCAGATCCATGTTCAACAGATGTTCGAGGAGAACAGTAACAAGCGGACTGTGTTAACTGCACAACCCAATGGGTTGACACCCGTGAGCAGGACGGGTCTGACCATGCCGGAGAAACAGCAAGATGGAATCCAGTGTCGACAAGGCAGCTCAACCTCAATCAAATCAACTGAAAGCAAACCCAAGCCTGCTCCTTTGACTCCAGAGCAGGCCATGAAACAATACATGTCCAAGCTGACAGTGTTTGAACACCAAGAGATCTTCAACTACCCTGAGATCTATTTTATAGGTCCAAATGCAAAAAAACGACAAGGCATAGTCGGGGGTTCAAACAACGGAGGTTACGATGACGATCAGGGCTCCTATATACACGTGCCCCATGACCATGTATCATATAGGTATGAGGTACTAAAGGTAATCGGAAAGGGCAGCTTTGGCCAGGTGGTGAAAGCGTTTGACCACAAGAAccaccagcaggtggcgctcAAAATGGTGCGCAACGAGAAGCGATTCCACCGGCAGGCAGCCGAGGAAATTCGTATCCTGGAGCACTTGCGAAAGCAGGATAAGGACTCGACGATGAATGTCATACACATGCTGGAGAACTTTACATTCCGCAACCATATCTGCATGACGTTCGAGTTGCTCAGCATGAACCTCTATgagctcatcaagaaaaacaaGTTTCAGGGCTTTAGTTTGCCACTGGTGCGCAAGTTTGCACACTCCATATTGCAGTGTCTGGACTCATTGCACAAGAACAGAATCATTCACTGCGACCTCAAGCCGGAGAATATCCTCTTGAAGCAGCAAGGACGCAGCGGGATAAAGGTTATCGACTTCGGCTCCAGCTGCTATGAGCATCAACGGGTCTACACTTACATCCAGTCGCGCTTTTACAGGGCCCCAGAGGTCATTCTGGGTGCTCGGTACGGGATGCCAATTGATATGTGGAGCTTAGGTTGCATCTTAGCGGAATTACTTACGGGGTACCCTCTCTTGCCCGGAGAAGATGAAGGGGACCAACTAGCCTGTGTCATAGAGCTGCTGGGTATGCCCTCCCAGAAGCTAATCGATTCATCTAAGAGAGCCAAAAATTTTATCAGCTCGAAGGGATACCCCCGCTACTGCACAGTCACGACTTTACCCGACGCCTCGGTGGTATTGAACGGTGGAAGGTCTCGCAGGGGGAAACTCAGAGGTCCACCAGGAAGCAGGGAGTGGGTGACTGCGCTCAAGGGCTGTGAAGACCCCCTGTTCTTGGACTTTCTAAAACAGTGTCTAGAATGGGACCCGTCCCTGCGTATGTCCCCGAGTCAGGCCCTCCGCCACCCTTGGCTCAGAAGACGCTTGCCAAAACCTCCCACTGGGGAGAAAACTACCGTAAAGAGGATCACTGAGGGTACCGGTGCTATAACGTCAATCTCCAAATTACCTCCCCCTTCTGGCTCGGCCACAAAGTTAAGGACTAACTTGGCACAAATGACTGACGCCAATGGGAATATACAACAAAGGACAGTGTTGCCAAAACTAGTCAGCTGA
- the dyrk2 gene encoding dual specificity tyrosine-phosphorylation-regulated kinase 2 isoform X3: MNDHLHVGNHQQIHVQQMFEENSNKRTVLTAQPNGLTPVSRTGLTMPEKQQDGIQCRQGSSTSIKSTESKPKPAPLTPEQAMKQYMSKLTVFEHQEIFNYPEIYFIGPNAKKRQGIVGGSNNGGYDDDQGSYIHVPHDHVSYRYEVLKVIGKGSFGQVVKAFDHKNHQQVALKMVRNEKRFHRQAAEEIRILEHLRKQDKDSTMNVIHMLENFTFRNHICMTFELLSMNLYELIKKNKFQGFSLPLVRKFAHSILQCLDSLHKNRIIHCDLKPENILLKQQGRSGIKVIDFGSSCYEHQRVYTYIQSRFYRAPEVILGARYGMPIDMWSLGCILAELLTGYPLLPGEDEGDQLACVIELLGMPSQKLIDSSKRAKNFISSKGYPRYCTVTTLPDASVVLNGGRSRRGKLRGPPGSREWVTALKGCEDPLFLDFLKQCLEWDPSLRMSPSQALRHPWLRRRLPKPPTGEKTTVKRITEGTGAITSISKLPPPSGSATKLRTNLAQMTDANGNIQQRTVLPKLVS, encoded by the coding sequence ATGAATGACCATCTGCACGTCGGGAATCACCAGCAGATCCATGTTCAACAGATGTTCGAGGAGAACAGTAACAAGCGGACTGTGTTAACTGCACAACCCAATGGGTTGACACCCGTGAGCAGGACGGGTCTGACCATGCCGGAGAAACAGCAAGATGGAATCCAGTGTCGACAAGGCAGCTCAACCTCAATCAAATCAACTGAAAGCAAACCCAAGCCTGCTCCTTTGACTCCAGAGCAGGCCATGAAACAATACATGTCCAAGCTGACAGTGTTTGAACACCAAGAGATCTTCAACTACCCTGAGATCTATTTTATAGGTCCAAATGCAAAAAAACGACAAGGCATAGTCGGGGGTTCAAACAACGGAGGTTACGATGACGATCAGGGCTCCTATATACACGTGCCCCATGACCATGTATCATATAGGTATGAGGTACTAAAGGTAATCGGAAAGGGCAGCTTTGGCCAGGTGGTGAAAGCGTTTGACCACAAGAAccaccagcaggtggcgctcAAAATGGTGCGCAACGAGAAGCGATTCCACCGGCAGGCAGCCGAGGAAATTCGTATCCTGGAGCACTTGCGAAAGCAGGATAAGGACTCGACGATGAATGTCATACACATGCTGGAGAACTTTACATTCCGCAACCATATCTGCATGACGTTCGAGTTGCTCAGCATGAACCTCTATgagctcatcaagaaaaacaaGTTTCAGGGCTTTAGTTTGCCACTGGTGCGCAAGTTTGCACACTCCATATTGCAGTGTCTGGACTCATTGCACAAGAACAGAATCATTCACTGCGACCTCAAGCCGGAGAATATCCTCTTGAAGCAGCAAGGACGCAGCGGGATAAAGGTTATCGACTTCGGCTCCAGCTGCTATGAGCATCAACGGGTCTACACTTACATCCAGTCGCGCTTTTACAGGGCCCCAGAGGTCATTCTGGGTGCTCGGTACGGGATGCCAATTGATATGTGGAGCTTAGGTTGCATCTTAGCGGAATTACTTACGGGGTACCCTCTCTTGCCCGGAGAAGATGAAGGGGACCAACTAGCCTGTGTCATAGAGCTGCTGGGTATGCCCTCCCAGAAGCTAATCGATTCATCTAAGAGAGCCAAAAATTTTATCAGCTCGAAGGGATACCCCCGCTACTGCACAGTCACGACTTTACCCGACGCCTCGGTGGTATTGAACGGTGGAAGGTCTCGCAGGGGGAAACTCAGAGGTCCACCAGGAAGCAGGGAGTGGGTGACTGCGCTCAAGGGCTGTGAAGACCCCCTGTTCTTGGACTTTCTAAAACAGTGTCTAGAATGGGACCCGTCCCTGCGTATGTCCCCGAGTCAGGCCCTCCGCCACCCTTGGCTCAGAAGACGCTTGCCAAAACCTCCCACTGGGGAGAAAACTACCGTAAAGAGGATCACTGAGGGTACCGGTGCTATAACGTCAATCTCCAAATTACCTCCCCCTTCTGGCTCGGCCACAAAGTTAAGGACTAACTTGGCACAAATGACTGACGCCAATGGGAATATACAACAAAGGACAGTGTTGCCAAAACTAGTCAGCTGA